The Pseudomonas sp. G2-4 genome window below encodes:
- a CDS encoding AAA family ATPase, producing the protein MQRVMIVGQPGSGKSTLAREMGKHTGLPVIHIDTIHWQPGWVERNADEKTRLCHEVEARDQWIFEGGHSATWDNRIARADLLIWIDRSSGLRFWRVLLRTLIQRGRPRPDLPENCPEQLGKLPEFFNFMWTTRKSARAKMKQLAATAPSTCRVVCLRSNRQTRQFLSSIGEAPCVNSSRKVQVPTKPLRD; encoded by the coding sequence ATGCAGCGCGTCATGATCGTCGGCCAGCCAGGCTCAGGAAAAAGTACGCTGGCTCGGGAGATGGGCAAGCACACCGGTCTGCCAGTCATCCATATCGACACGATCCATTGGCAACCGGGCTGGGTCGAGCGAAACGCAGATGAGAAGACCCGCCTTTGTCACGAGGTCGAGGCTCGCGATCAATGGATTTTTGAAGGCGGTCATTCGGCCACTTGGGACAACCGTATTGCCCGAGCCGATCTTTTAATATGGATTGATCGCTCATCGGGGCTTCGGTTTTGGCGTGTGCTTCTCAGGACTTTGATCCAGCGCGGCCGCCCTCGCCCCGACCTTCCAGAGAATTGCCCAGAGCAGCTAGGGAAACTCCCGGAATTTTTCAACTTCATGTGGACTACCCGTAAATCGGCGCGTGCCAAGATGAAGCAGCTTGCGGCAACGGCCCCCTCAACCTGTCGCGTCGTCTGTCTGCGCTCCAATCGCCAGACCAGGCAATTTCTGTCGAGTATTGGGGAAGCGCCGTGCGTGAATTCGTCGCGAAAAGTCCAGGTTCCGACCAAACCGCTGCGTGATTAA
- a CDS encoding DUF2459 domain-containing protein, whose protein sequence is MRIVVLALVLTLFGCATASDSPRAQGGDWRSFYVVNHGLHTGLVIARPDLLQVLPALAEAFSDGDFVEFGWGDEDFYRAPQATLSLALRALFGSTATVLHAVKIDGDPRRRFAASEVIEVRVTEDAYQRLLAFVAGTFTHSATGTLVVLGPGLYGESRFYQAEGSYSLFYTCNTWVAEGLAASSCPMSLTAVITAGNVMSQLRRATAVGASCLAAR, encoded by the coding sequence ATGCGCATTGTAGTGCTGGCCCTGGTCCTTACGCTGTTCGGCTGCGCTACCGCGTCAGACTCGCCGAGGGCCCAGGGTGGCGATTGGCGGTCCTTCTATGTAGTGAATCATGGCCTGCATACCGGGTTGGTCATTGCGCGCCCCGATCTACTTCAGGTGCTCCCCGCACTGGCCGAAGCGTTCAGCGACGGCGACTTCGTTGAGTTCGGTTGGGGTGACGAGGATTTTTACCGAGCCCCACAGGCCACCTTGAGCCTCGCCCTGCGAGCCTTGTTCGGGTCGACGGCAACCGTGCTGCATGCGGTCAAGATTGACGGGGACCCCAGGCGGCGTTTCGCCGCAAGCGAGGTCATCGAAGTGCGGGTGACGGAGGACGCCTACCAACGACTGCTCGCGTTCGTGGCCGGGACCTTCACCCACTCAGCGACGGGCACCTTGGTGGTGCTCGGGCCTGGGCTGTATGGAGAGAGCCGGTTCTACCAGGCCGAGGGTAGCTATTCGCTGTTTTATACCTGCAATACCTGGGTCGCAGAGGGGCTGGCCGCGAGCAGTTGCCCAATGTCGCTTACGGCGGTGATTACGGCGGGGAACGTCATGTCGCAGTTGCGCCGGGCGACAGCGGTCGGTGCATCCTGCTTGGCTGCCCGCTAG
- a CDS encoding ASCH domain-containing protein: protein MKALSIVRPNGGKIASGEKMLEVRRWHPHLNPSEDLLVVENGRFLHTDGDEDEGIAVAIVRVKAVRPFEVTDVQAACASGFSEGWFAWELSDVRPITQPFAVRAARGIYEVDFPTVDAPIKAKYQTEA from the coding sequence ATGAAAGCCTTGTCAATTGTTCGGCCTAATGGAGGCAAGATCGCTTCGGGAGAGAAAATGCTAGAAGTCCGTCGCTGGCATCCCCACCTGAATCCATCCGAAGATCTTCTGGTTGTTGAAAATGGACGATTTCTTCACACCGATGGTGATGAAGACGAAGGTATTGCTGTTGCAATCGTGCGCGTAAAAGCAGTTCGCCCATTTGAAGTCACAGATGTGCAAGCCGCCTGTGCAAGTGGTTTTTCGGAGGGCTGGTTCGCATGGGAGTTAAGCGATGTGCGGCCCATCACACAGCCGTTCGCGGTGCGCGCGGCACGAGGTATCTACGAGGTAGATTTTCCAACCGTTGATGCCCCCATTAAGGCCAAATACCAGACCGAGGCCTGA
- the sseB gene encoding enhanced serine sensitivity protein SseB has protein sequence MDIMDTEQENILEKSLRLAADEPAHRPDFFKTLLNSTIYVLGTAGTGEGQVNLESGSNISIGHWQKPDGSAVIPFFSSLQTLQRSIDSEESYIEIPARSLFEITLGTPLFLNPKSPYGKEFFPEEVRHLLSDEIGQKPTQRTVGKDTKVLLGQPSQYPSKMVNSLTQLLAKHRNVKRAFLALMHDASSDQKPHLIVGIEADGDIELVIREAGNVAGDTAPEGEPVDLYRVHEGDSGLSDYFLKQTAPFYERASAGWLRSLFSFGKA, from the coding sequence ATGGACATCATGGATACCGAGCAAGAAAACATCCTCGAAAAGTCACTCAGGCTGGCGGCGGATGAACCGGCCCACCGACCTGACTTTTTCAAGACACTGTTGAATTCTACTATCTACGTCCTTGGCACTGCCGGCACTGGCGAAGGTCAAGTCAACCTTGAGTCTGGCAGCAACATCAGCATCGGGCATTGGCAAAAGCCCGACGGCTCCGCTGTCATCCCGTTTTTTTCTTCGTTGCAAACGCTACAAAGATCCATAGATAGCGAAGAGTCCTACATAGAGATCCCGGCCAGATCGCTGTTTGAAATCACGCTGGGCACCCCTCTTTTCCTCAATCCAAAGTCTCCTTACGGGAAAGAGTTTTTCCCGGAGGAGGTGCGCCATCTGCTTTCCGACGAGATCGGCCAAAAGCCGACGCAACGCACGGTCGGAAAAGACACCAAAGTGTTGCTCGGGCAGCCGTCGCAATATCCGTCGAAGATGGTCAACTCGCTCACACAGTTACTCGCCAAACATCGCAACGTAAAGCGTGCGTTTCTGGCGTTGATGCATGACGCATCGTCTGATCAAAAGCCTCATCTGATCGTTGGTATCGAAGCGGACGGCGATATTGAACTGGTCATACGCGAAGCCGGTAACGTTGCTGGGGACACCGCGCCGGAGGGCGAACCCGTTGACCTGTACCGCGTTCACGAAGGTGATTCAGGCCTTAGCGATTACTTCCTCAAACAAACCGCCCCCTTCTATGAACGGGCGTCGGCAGGCTGGCTGCGTTCATTGTTTAGCTTTGGCAAAGCGTGA
- a CDS encoding glutathione S-transferase family protein — MTIKIHGDLGSGSLRRVTTAAKLMGIEIERINVDLFKGESHTPEFLKLNPHGLTPVLQEGETILWESSAINIYLAEKANSPLLGKTAKERSEVLQWMFWSGEQWRVFFVLLFDERVGARAMGKPQNIAVIDLALSKIRAAAQVLDTHLADRQFIVGDELTLADIDIAAPFSQINRSKPPLEEFPNLYAWQQRLLDTVPAWAETKGELDGRMDAFFGAVGLTF, encoded by the coding sequence ATGACGATTAAAATCCATGGCGACTTGGGCTCGGGCAGTCTTCGTCGTGTGACTACTGCGGCAAAGCTCATGGGTATCGAGATTGAGCGAATCAACGTCGACCTCTTCAAAGGCGAAAGCCATACACCTGAGTTTCTGAAGCTCAACCCGCATGGTCTGACTCCTGTTCTTCAGGAGGGCGAAACGATCCTCTGGGAGTCTTCTGCAATCAATATCTACCTCGCTGAAAAAGCCAACTCCCCCCTGCTTGGGAAAACGGCGAAAGAGCGCTCGGAAGTCTTGCAGTGGATGTTTTGGTCAGGCGAGCAGTGGCGAGTCTTCTTCGTGCTGCTCTTTGATGAGCGTGTAGGTGCCCGGGCGATGGGCAAACCCCAGAACATTGCGGTGATCGATCTTGCCTTGAGCAAGATTCGCGCGGCGGCCCAGGTTCTTGATACGCACCTCGCAGATCGGCAGTTCATCGTCGGCGATGAACTCACCTTGGCTGACATCGATATCGCCGCGCCATTCTCCCAGATCAACCGATCCAAGCCGCCACTTGAGGAGTTCCCGAACCTTTATGCATGGCAACAGCGCCTTCTGGATACGGTACCGGCGTGGGCGGAAACCAAGGGGGAGCTCGACGGCCGAATGGATGCATTCTTCGGCGCCGTCGGCCTGACGTTCTGA
- a CDS encoding LysR family transcriptional regulator, with translation MDLIHVMRSFVRVYETQSFSAAAKDLSLSQPSVSKAVAQLEQALGTQLFLRSTRGLTPTDAGQKFYEHSIRTLDEADRAVTAVKGENAPLTGRLRVSGTITFMSQHIIPRLPIFLERHPDLTIDMLLDDGNIGLVEEGAEVALRMGKLASSNLTARRIGQCRRVVIASPSYLEKHGRPKKPSDLETHAAIVLSRGEGGEHITFSKDDLSIEVMLQPRMRVSALEGLRAAVLAGMGLAVASEWIVQDELESGQVVEVVSDWTMQSLDLWMVLPNGARHASSNARAFIAFVEDQLAATRYGVS, from the coding sequence ATGGACTTGATTCATGTGATGCGATCGTTCGTGCGAGTCTACGAAACACAGTCTTTCAGCGCTGCCGCTAAAGACTTGAGCCTGAGCCAGCCCTCGGTATCCAAGGCCGTTGCGCAGCTCGAGCAAGCGCTGGGGACACAGCTTTTTCTGCGCTCGACACGCGGCCTGACGCCGACCGACGCGGGACAGAAATTCTATGAGCACTCGATCCGTACGCTAGATGAGGCCGACCGGGCCGTAACAGCGGTCAAAGGTGAGAACGCGCCGTTGACCGGTAGGTTGCGGGTAAGCGGCACCATCACGTTCATGAGCCAGCACATTATCCCAAGACTGCCCATATTTTTGGAGCGACACCCTGACCTGACCATCGACATGCTCCTGGATGATGGAAACATTGGCCTGGTGGAAGAGGGGGCAGAGGTCGCACTACGTATGGGTAAGTTGGCCAGTTCTAACCTGACAGCACGCAGAATAGGCCAATGTCGTCGTGTCGTCATTGCGTCTCCCAGCTATCTGGAAAAGCATGGCAGGCCTAAAAAGCCGAGCGACCTTGAGACGCATGCTGCCATCGTCTTGTCTCGGGGCGAAGGCGGCGAACATATTACTTTTTCCAAGGATGACCTTTCGATTGAGGTGATGCTCCAGCCCAGGATGCGCGTTAGTGCGCTGGAGGGGCTGAGGGCTGCGGTACTGGCCGGTATGGGCTTGGCAGTGGCAAGTGAATGGATCGTTCAGGATGAGCTGGAGAGCGGACAGGTCGTTGAAGTAGTGAGCGACTGGACTATGCAGAGCCTCGATTTGTGGATGGTGCTGCCGAACGGGGCTCGCCACGCGAGCTCCAACGCCCGCGCTTTCATTGCCTTCGTCGAAGATCAACTTGCAGCTACGCGATACGGCGTGAGTTGA
- a CDS encoding MFS transporter, which translates to MTTDERHGEKLPLGALLALAMTGFICIVTETLPAGLLPEIGSGLGVSASLAGQMVTVYALGSLLAAIPLTIATQSWRRRTVLLVTIVGFLVFNSLTALSSDYWLTLIARFFAGVSAGLAWSLIAGYARRMVAPHLQGRALAVAMVGTPIALSLGVPMGTWLGGFMGWRMAFGLMSGMTLVLIVWVLIKVPDYPGQSSSQRMPLRQVFFTPGVRSVLAVVFTWMLAHNILYTYVAPFVSKAGLNSDVDLVLLTFGVAALASIWLTGRLVDRHLRTTVLASLATFAAVSIFIGVFSGSAAAIYVGVFIWGLTFGGAATLLQTALADAAGKGSDVALSMNVVVWNSAIAGGGLLGGVLLGQWGTSAFPGVLLALLLISLAIAFRARAHGFPHGQRHTTQAIHGH; encoded by the coding sequence ATGACTACAGATGAGCGACACGGCGAAAAGCTTCCGCTTGGGGCCTTACTTGCACTGGCGATGACGGGTTTCATTTGCATTGTCACTGAGACCTTGCCAGCAGGTTTGCTGCCCGAAATTGGCAGTGGCCTGGGAGTCTCCGCGTCTTTGGCGGGGCAGATGGTGACTGTCTATGCGTTGGGATCGTTGCTCGCGGCAATCCCGCTGACCATTGCCACGCAAAGCTGGCGCCGCAGGACGGTACTGCTAGTGACCATTGTCGGCTTCCTGGTATTCAACTCCCTCACGGCGCTGTCTTCCGATTACTGGCTGACGCTGATTGCACGGTTTTTCGCCGGGGTTTCAGCGGGGCTGGCGTGGAGCCTTATCGCGGGCTATGCACGGCGCATGGTCGCCCCTCATCTGCAGGGGCGGGCATTGGCGGTGGCGATGGTGGGTACGCCCATCGCGTTGTCACTGGGTGTGCCGATGGGAACCTGGCTGGGTGGATTCATGGGCTGGCGCATGGCCTTTGGACTGATGTCCGGCATGACCTTGGTATTGATCGTTTGGGTGCTGATCAAAGTGCCGGATTACCCTGGCCAATCATCTTCACAGCGCATGCCGTTACGTCAGGTGTTTTTCACCCCAGGCGTCCGCTCGGTATTGGCTGTCGTCTTCACCTGGATGCTGGCCCACAACATTCTTTACACCTATGTCGCGCCCTTCGTTTCCAAGGCTGGGCTGAACAGTGACGTCGATTTGGTATTGCTCACATTTGGTGTCGCGGCGCTGGCCAGCATCTGGCTCACGGGCCGACTGGTTGACCGGCACCTGCGAACAACCGTGCTGGCCAGCCTTGCAACATTCGCAGCGGTTTCGATTTTCATCGGAGTGTTCTCAGGCTCCGCCGCGGCCATTTACGTGGGTGTCTTCATTTGGGGGCTGACCTTCGGTGGCGCGGCCACCCTGCTGCAAACAGCACTCGCCGACGCCGCAGGTAAGGGCTCTGACGTTGCGCTCTCCATGAACGTAGTGGTCTGGAACAGCGCTATTGCCGGCGGTGGACTGCTGGGGGGCGTGTTACTCGGCCAATGGGGAACGAGTGCATTTCCGGGCGTGTTGCTGGCGTTGCTATTGATCAGCCTGGCTATTGCATTTCGGGCACGGGCGCATGGTTTTCCGCATGGTCAACGGCACACCACCCAGGCGATCCACGGTCATTGA
- a CDS encoding TetR/AcrR family transcriptional regulator has translation MAQMGRPRTFDRGVAITQAMHLFWEHGYDATSLSLLKANIGGGITAPSFYAAFGSKQALFNEVMERYLTTHGRVTDSLFDTTLSPRESIELTLRRSAKMQCEPDHPPGCLVALGLLSACTDESKAISQPLADARSLNRAGMVACIERAIASGELPATVVSEALATVFDSFLLGISVLARDGVPLKQIDDAVTHIMTLWDASCIGRPAIASGNP, from the coding sequence ATGGCACAGATGGGACGTCCACGCACCTTTGACCGTGGCGTGGCGATTACTCAGGCGATGCATTTGTTCTGGGAGCACGGCTATGACGCAACATCCCTCAGCTTGCTCAAGGCAAATATCGGCGGCGGCATCACCGCACCCAGCTTCTACGCTGCATTCGGCTCAAAGCAGGCGCTGTTCAATGAAGTGATGGAACGTTATCTGACCACCCACGGCCGGGTGACCGATAGCCTGTTTGATACCACGCTCTCCCCGAGAGAGTCGATTGAACTCACGCTACGGCGCTCCGCGAAAATGCAGTGTGAGCCCGACCACCCGCCAGGATGCCTGGTGGCGTTGGGTCTGCTGAGTGCCTGCACGGATGAAAGCAAAGCCATCTCCCAGCCGCTGGCTGACGCAAGATCCTTGAACCGTGCAGGGATGGTGGCGTGTATCGAACGCGCTATCGCGTCCGGCGAGCTGCCAGCCACGGTTGTGTCCGAGGCATTGGCTACGGTGTTTGACAGCTTTCTGCTGGGGATCTCGGTACTGGCCCGAGACGGTGTGCCCCTCAAACAGATAGACGACGCGGTGACACACATCATGACCTTATGGGATGCGTCGTGTATCGGTCGTCCGGCTATTGCTTCAGGCAATCCCTAA
- a CDS encoding AAA family ATPase — MQRVMIVGQPGSGKSTLAREMGKHTGLPVIHIDTIHWQPGWVERNADEKTRLCHEVEARDQWIFEGGHSATWDNRIARADLLIWIDRSSGLRFWRVLLRTLIQRGRRRPDLPEDCPEQLGKLPEFFNFMWTTRKSARAKMKQLAATAPSTCRVVCLRSNRQTRQFLSSIGEAPCVNSSRKVQVPAKPLRD; from the coding sequence ATGCAGCGCGTCATGATCGTCGGCCAGCCAGGCTCAGGAAAAAGTACGCTGGCTCGGGAGATGGGCAAGCACACCGGTCTGCCAGTCATCCATATCGACACGATCCATTGGCAACCGGGGTGGGTCGAACGTAACGCAGATGAGAAGACCCGCCTTTGTCATGAGGTCGAGGCTCGCGATCAATGGATTTTTGAAGGCGGTCATTCGGCCACTTGGGACAACCGTATTGCCCGAGCCGATCTCTTAATATGGATTGATCGCTCATCGGGACTTCGGTTTTGGCGTGTGCTTCTCAGGACTTTGATCCAGCGCGGCCGCCGTCGCCCCGACCTTCCAGAGGATTGCCCAGAGCAGCTAGGGAAACTCCCGGAATTTTTCAACTTCATGTGGACTACCCGTAAATCGGCGCGTGCCAAGATGAAGCAGCTTGCGGCAACGGCCCCATCAACATGTCGGGTCGTTTGTCTGCGATCCAATCGCCAGACCAGGCAATTTCTGTCGAGTATTGGGGAAGCGCCGTGCGTGAATTCGTCGCGAAAAGTCCAGGTTCCGGCCAAACCGCTGCGTGATTAA
- a CDS encoding histidine phosphatase family protein: MDLVNLCVVRHGETEPNAEKRYLGSIDPGLNQRGKEQALALAKHLPDNLDAMVVSPLRRAQETAVILNRTLNLPSSTLDAFRERSVGVFEGLTQADASERYPELWSQNITRRWAVGPTDGESVRDVVQRVREGLLELQKRYPSKHVLLVAHGFVAKTIRALAKADFSDFYDWQLGNGQMLLLENVDVELRDAFGQKRPEGWDPSDLVLGR; this comes from the coding sequence ATGGATCTCGTGAATCTATGTGTAGTACGGCATGGAGAAACCGAGCCTAACGCTGAGAAGCGCTATCTCGGATCCATTGATCCCGGGCTAAATCAGCGGGGTAAAGAGCAGGCGCTCGCGCTAGCCAAGCACTTGCCCGACAACCTGGACGCGATGGTTGTATCCCCTCTGCGCAGAGCCCAAGAAACCGCCGTTATCTTGAACCGCACGTTGAACCTCCCAAGCTCAACCCTGGACGCATTTCGCGAACGCAGTGTGGGTGTTTTCGAGGGGCTGACTCAGGCTGATGCAAGCGAGCGTTACCCGGAGCTTTGGTCTCAAAACATCACGCGGCGCTGGGCGGTTGGGCCAACGGATGGAGAGTCGGTTCGCGACGTGGTTCAGCGTGTTCGAGAGGGGCTGCTCGAGCTGCAAAAGCGCTACCCGTCGAAACACGTTTTGCTGGTCGCCCACGGCTTCGTTGCAAAGACGATCCGGGCCTTGGCGAAGGCGGACTTTTCAGACTTCTATGATTGGCAGCTCGGCAATGGGCAGATGCTCTTGTTGGAGAATGTTGATGTCGAGCTACGCGACGCTTTTGGTCAGAAGCGCCCTGAAGGGTGGGATCCTTCGGACTTGGTTTTAGGAAGGTAA
- a CDS encoding GNAT family N-acetyltransferase yields MKIRNALLTDAESVSKLLGQLGYQASPQLIRNKLEALDVSTCDTVLLAQDGENIVGVISLHVLELFHQPGRLGRITSLVVDDNFRGQGVGAKLVAAADAFFTSQLCIRAEVTSSYHRIEAHTFYQRQGYAADERRFVKQYGFFEAE; encoded by the coding sequence ATGAAAATTCGAAACGCCTTACTAACCGATGCGGAATCGGTGTCTAAACTCCTAGGGCAGCTAGGTTACCAAGCCTCGCCACAGCTTATCCGGAATAAGCTTGAGGCTTTAGACGTTAGTACCTGCGATACCGTGCTACTGGCTCAAGACGGTGAAAATATTGTTGGTGTTATAAGCTTGCACGTACTTGAGCTGTTTCATCAGCCAGGCAGACTCGGACGTATTACCTCGTTAGTCGTTGACGATAACTTCCGAGGACAAGGAGTAGGGGCAAAGCTAGTTGCCGCTGCCGATGCGTTTTTTACAAGTCAACTTTGCATCCGGGCTGAGGTGACTAGCAGTTACCACCGAATAGAGGCCCACACATTTTACCAGCGGCAAGGTTACGCGGCTGACGAGCGTCGGTTTGTAAAACAGTATGGATTTTTCGAGGCAGAGTAG
- a CDS encoding DUF6124 family protein: protein MFKVTPNPPEADQAASRSKSKTKTKTKKLDEAANRALDFYLSPKTKSEDTNKPGQLFTVVKDIDNESLLANLSETLASADAMVNDLAFELEGSRRHIALGIQQLIELSSLLANRVLDNVDPR, encoded by the coding sequence ATGTTCAAAGTAACCCCAAATCCGCCAGAGGCGGATCAAGCTGCTTCACGATCAAAATCCAAAACCAAAACCAAAACCAAAAAGCTCGACGAAGCTGCCAATCGCGCTCTGGATTTCTATCTGTCACCAAAGACAAAATCTGAAGACACGAACAAACCAGGCCAGCTATTCACCGTCGTAAAAGACATCGACAACGAAAGCCTCCTGGCCAACCTCAGCGAAACCCTGGCCTCAGCCGATGCGATGGTCAACGATCTGGCCTTCGAACTGGAAGGCTCCCGCCGTCACATCGCCCTCGGAATCCAACAACTGATCGAACTGAGTTCACTGCTTGCAAACCGGGTACTGGATAACGTCGATCCGCGATAG
- a CDS encoding SCO family protein — MTRTQKTVFILVAVIALILGLTINKVLSGKGEGDPTALIDAGIILLPQSRTLPDVKMTDQDGQPVAMDGLKDKWSLLFFGYTFCPDICPTTLAQLRQIKSELPKEAVDKLQIVLVSVDPNRDTPKQLKQYLGYFDPQFIGLTASSVEDLQKLANAVSIPFIPADTSKPNYTVDHSGNLAVIGPDGTQRGFIRAPLNNQKLVAQLPEMLKRK; from the coding sequence ATGACTCGAACCCAGAAAACCGTCTTCATCCTCGTGGCCGTCATCGCACTGATCCTCGGCCTGACCATCAACAAAGTGCTGTCGGGCAAAGGCGAAGGCGACCCGACCGCACTGATCGACGCTGGCATCATCCTGCTGCCCCAAAGCCGCACCCTGCCGGACGTGAAAATGACCGACCAGGACGGCCAGCCCGTAGCGATGGACGGGTTGAAAGACAAATGGAGCCTGCTGTTCTTCGGCTACACCTTCTGCCCGGACATCTGCCCCACCACCCTCGCCCAACTGCGCCAGATCAAAAGCGAGTTGCCGAAAGAGGCTGTGGATAAGTTGCAGATCGTACTGGTGAGCGTCGACCCGAACCGCGACACGCCCAAGCAGTTGAAGCAGTACTTGGGGTACTTTGATCCGCAGTTCATAGGGCTGACGGCTTCATCGGTTGAAGACCTGCAGAAACTGGCGAATGCGGTGAGCATTCCGTTCATCCCGGCAGACACTAGCAAACCCAACTACACCGTCGACCACAGCGGTAACCTCGCCGTCATCGGCCCGGACGGCACCCAACGCGGGTTTATTCGGGCGCCGTTGAATAACCAGAAACTGGTGGCGCAATTGCCGGAGATGCTCAAGCGCAAATAG
- the cyoE gene encoding heme o synthase yields the protein MATLTGERHSQAIWRDYLELTKPKVVVLMLITSLVGMFLATRAGVPWTVLVFGNLGIALCAGGAAAVNHVVDRRIDAVMARTHKRPLAEGRISPAAALTFALALAVIGQALLLAFTNPLTAWLTLASLLGYAVVYTGFLKRATPQNIVIGGLAGAAPPLLGWVAATGHVSAEPLLLVLIIFAWTPPHFWALAIHRKEEYAKADIPMLPVTHGEHYTKIHILLYTLVLLAVSLMPFVIQMSGMLYLICALVLGARFLQWAVVLYRGTRPHAAINTFKYSIWYLFLLFIALLVDHYLLLSL from the coding sequence ATGGCAACCTTGACCGGTGAACGCCACAGCCAAGCGATCTGGCGCGATTACCTGGAGCTGACCAAGCCCAAAGTGGTGGTGCTGATGCTGATCACCTCACTGGTCGGCATGTTCCTCGCCACCCGCGCCGGCGTACCGTGGACGGTGCTGGTATTCGGCAACCTGGGCATCGCCCTGTGCGCCGGTGGCGCGGCGGCGGTCAACCACGTGGTGGACCGGCGCATCGACGCGGTGATGGCCCGCACCCACAAACGGCCACTGGCCGAAGGGCGGATCTCCCCGGCCGCCGCCCTGACCTTCGCCCTGGCCCTGGCGGTGATCGGCCAAGCCTTGCTGCTGGCCTTCACCAACCCGCTGACCGCCTGGCTGACCCTCGCCTCACTGCTGGGTTATGCGGTGGTCTACACCGGCTTCCTCAAGCGCGCAACGCCACAGAACATCGTCATCGGCGGCCTCGCCGGCGCAGCGCCACCGCTGCTGGGCTGGGTCGCGGCCACCGGTCACGTCAGCGCCGAACCACTGCTGCTGGTGCTGATCATCTTCGCCTGGACCCCACCGCACTTCTGGGCCCTGGCGATCCACCGCAAAGAGGAATACGCCAAGGCCGACATCCCGATGCTGCCGGTGACCCACGGCGAGCACTACACCAAGATCCATATCCTGCTGTACACCCTGGTTCTGCTGGCGGTGAGCCTGATGCCGTTCGTGATCCAGATGAGCGGCATGCTCTACCTGATTTGCGCGCTGGTGTTGGGCGCCCGGTTCCTGCAATGGGCCGTGGTGTTGTACCGTGGCACTCGGCCGCACGCGGCGATCAACACCTTCAAGTACTCTATCTGGTACTTGTTCCTGCTGTTCATCGCCCTGCTTGTAGATCATTACTTACTGTTGAGCCTATGA
- a CDS encoding COX15/CtaA family protein, whose amino-acid sequence MAKPGFRLALFATLLALIVVLLGAYTRLTHAGLGCPDWPGCYGFISVPKSEAQLAHAELHFPDTPVEAHKGWNEMVHRYFAGVLGLMIAVLAARAWMNRRHPGLPLKLPLFLLAVVVAQAAFGMWTVTLKLWPQVVTGHLLGGFATLSLLFLLTLRLSGVLPALTVPKRLQHWATAGLLLVIGQIALGGWVSSNYAAVACIDFPTCHGQWLPPADFANGFHLTQHIGPNYLGGQLDSDARTAIHLTHRIGALLVTLVLLGLAWQLKTVGMTRLAGLVLIALAAQITLGISNVLFHLPLPVAVAHNAGGAALLLTLVLVNYHARTSLVRVKHQVPLRWRFNPHKHSASPITIKGEMPWQP is encoded by the coding sequence ATGGCCAAACCTGGATTTCGCCTCGCGCTGTTCGCCACGCTGCTGGCACTGATCGTCGTCCTGCTGGGCGCCTACACCCGGCTCACCCACGCCGGCCTCGGCTGCCCCGACTGGCCCGGTTGCTACGGGTTCATCAGCGTGCCCAAGAGCGAAGCCCAACTGGCCCATGCCGAGTTGCACTTTCCCGACACCCCGGTGGAAGCCCACAAAGGCTGGAACGAGATGGTCCATCGCTACTTCGCCGGGGTCCTGGGCTTGATGATTGCCGTGTTGGCCGCCCGGGCCTGGATGAACCGCCGTCACCCCGGCCTGCCGCTGAAGTTGCCGCTGTTTCTGCTGGCGGTGGTCGTCGCCCAAGCGGCGTTCGGCATGTGGACCGTGACCCTCAAGCTCTGGCCGCAAGTGGTCACCGGGCATTTGCTGGGCGGGTTCGCGACGTTGAGCCTGCTGTTCCTGCTTACACTGAGATTGTCCGGCGTCCTGCCGGCGCTCACCGTGCCCAAGCGCCTGCAACACTGGGCCACCGCCGGGCTGCTGCTGGTGATCGGCCAGATCGCCCTCGGTGGCTGGGTCAGTTCCAATTACGCCGCCGTGGCCTGCATCGACTTCCCCACCTGCCACGGCCAATGGCTGCCCCCGGCCGATTTCGCCAACGGCTTTCACCTGACCCAACACATCGGCCCGAACTACCTGGGAGGCCAGCTCGACAGCGACGCCCGCACCGCCATCCACCTGACCCACCGCATCGGCGCACTGCTGGTGACGTTGGTGCTGCTGGGGCTGGCCTGGCAACTGAAAACGGTCGGCATGACCCGACTGGCCGGCCTGGTGCTGATCGCACTGGCGGCACAAATCACCCTGGGCATCAGCAACGTACTGTTTCATCTGCCGCTGCCGGTGGCCGTGGCCCACAACGCCGGGGGCGCCGCACTGCTGCTGACCCTGGTGCTGGTCAATTATCACGCCCGCACCAGCCTGGTCCGGGTCAAGCATCAAGTCCCGCTGCGCTGGCGGTTCAACCCGCATAAACACAGCGCCAGCCCCATAACTATAAAAGGAGAGATGCCATGGCAACCTTGA